One Phocoena sinus isolate mPhoSin1 chromosome 13, mPhoSin1.pri, whole genome shotgun sequence DNA segment encodes these proteins:
- the LOC116764239 gene encoding basic salivary proline-rich protein 2-like: MEGCVPSPLPPPPPQMYCCPTKEGIQVQREGCVPSHLPTPRECATGPPVQVDRCRGRAVPQVTSLPRECTAAPPVHVYRCRWSAVSQVTCPPPTPRDGAAGSPAQVYRCRAVSQVMSPSPRGQFSWPTIAGTQVQMEGCVPSHLGFPPLARGDGAAGPPAQVYRCRQRAVSQVILPPTPGTAGPPAQVQMECCVPSHVALPPGAVLLVQQRRDTGADGGLCPKSPCAPPPPGNGAAGPPVQVHRCRWSAVSQVTSPQPPRGMCCWPTLAGAAGGLCPKSPPRPHQGMCCWPTSAAGGLCAKSPCPPPHGDCWPTSAGTQVQVEGRVPNHFAPPPPPGECWPTSTGTQVQMEGCVQSHLPLPGNVLLAHQGRYIHVDGDLCPKSPRPPPPGTVLWAHQHRYTGADGGPCPKSPPPPPGNVLLAHQRRYTGADGVLWPKSPPPRPRGMCCRPHST; the protein is encoded by the exons ATGGAGGGCTGTGTCCCAAGTcccttgccccccccccccccgcaaatgTACTGCTGCCCCACCAAGGAAGGGATACAGGTGCAGAGGGAGGGCTGTGTCCCAagtcacctccccacccccagggaatGTGCTACTGGCCCCCCAGTGCAGGTAGACAGGTGCAGAGGGAGGGCTGTGCCCCAagtcacctccctccccagggaaTGCACTGCTGCCCCACCAGTGCATGTATACAGGTGCAGATGGAGTGCTGTCTCCCAAGtcacctgccccccccccacccccagggacgGTGCTGCTGGCTCACCAGCGCAGGTGTACAGGTGCAGGGCTGTGTCCCAAGTCATGTCGCCCTCCCCCCGGGGACAGTTCTCCTGGCCCACCATTGCAGGTACACAGGTGCAGATGGAGGGCTGTGTGCCAAGTCACCTCGGATTCCCCCCTCTCGCCCGCGGGGACGGTGCTGCTGGCCCACCCGCGCAAGTATACAGGTGCAGACAGAGGGCTGTGTCCCAAGTCAtcttgccccccaccccggggacTGCTGGCCCACCAGCACAGGTGCAGATGGAGTGCTGTGTCCCAAGTCACGTTGCCCTCCCCCCGGGGGCAGTGCTGCTGGTTCAACAGCGCAGGGATACAGGTGCAGATGGAGGGCTGTGTCCTAAATCACcttgcgccccccccccccccgggaacGGTGCTGCTGGCCCACCAGTGCAGGTACACAGGTGTAGATGGAGTGCTGTGTCCCAAGTCACGTCGCCCCAGCCCCCCCGGGGAATGTGCTGCTGGCCCACCCTCGCAGGTGCAGCTGGAGGGCTGTGTCCCAAGtcacctccccgcccccaccagggAATGTGCTGCTGGCCCACCAGCGCAGCTGGAGGGCTGTGTGCCAAGTCACCATGCCCACCCCCCCATGGGGACTGCTGGCCCACCAGTGCAGGTACACAGGTGCAGGTGGAGGGCCGTGTCCCAAATCActttgcccccccacccccgcctgggGAATGCTGGCCCACCAGCACAGGTACACAGGTGCAGATGGAGGGTTGTGTCCAAAGTCACCTCCCCCTGCCGGGAAATGTGCTGCTGGCCCACCAGGGCAGGTATATACATGTAGATGGAGATCTGTGTCCCAAGTCacctcgccccccacccccagggacagTGCTGTGGGCCCACCAGCACAG GTACACAGGTGCAGATGGAGGGCCGTGTCCCAAgtcacctcccccccccccagggaATGTGCTGCTGGCCCACCAGCGCAGGTACACAGGTGCAGATGGAGTGCTGTGGCCCAAGtcacctcccccccgcccccggggaATGTGCTGCCGGCCACACAGCACTTGA